From a single candidate division KSB1 bacterium genomic region:
- a CDS encoding RnfABCDGE type electron transport complex subunit B has product MDPTIVSSMVAVGGLGILFGAGLALASKKFAVEVDPRIEKVAEALPNANCGACGYPGCAAFAEAVVGGKVSVNGCTVGGPSVAAEIAKILGVDVDLTAEKMVAVVQCQGGKAQAKEKFVYRGIEDCAAAELVDSGHKACTYGCLGLGTCVRACPFDAMYMDDNGLPVVIEERCTGCGICVQVCPRGIMALIPVSQKMYLACVSQDKGKAVRDVCSVGCVTCGVCANPKFVPSGGIVMEGNLPKIVNYRVDDLPIAWKRCPTSSFVWRGKIPEGYQDVDRPVKVGAVVPGESLGTAELSKEAKETHG; this is encoded by the coding sequence ATGGACCCGACGATTGTATCTTCCATGGTCGCTGTTGGCGGGCTCGGAATCTTGTTTGGCGCAGGATTGGCCCTTGCGAGCAAGAAGTTTGCGGTGGAAGTAGATCCCCGGATAGAAAAGGTGGCAGAGGCTTTACCCAATGCCAATTGCGGCGCCTGCGGCTACCCCGGCTGTGCGGCGTTCGCCGAAGCTGTGGTGGGTGGCAAGGTATCCGTCAATGGCTGCACGGTGGGTGGCCCTTCGGTAGCCGCCGAAATCGCCAAGATTCTCGGTGTGGACGTCGATCTGACCGCGGAGAAGATGGTCGCCGTCGTGCAGTGCCAGGGGGGAAAGGCCCAGGCGAAGGAGAAGTTTGTCTACCGGGGCATTGAGGACTGCGCCGCGGCCGAGCTGGTGGACAGCGGGCACAAGGCCTGCACCTACGGCTGCCTGGGGCTTGGCACCTGCGTTCGCGCCTGCCCCTTCGACGCCATGTACATGGACGATAATGGCCTTCCCGTGGTCATCGAAGAAAGGTGTACGGGGTGCGGCATCTGCGTTCAGGTATGCCCCCGTGGAATCATGGCCCTCATCCCGGTCAGCCAGAAGATGTACCTGGCCTGCGTTTCCCAGGACAAAGGGAAGGCCGTGCGGGATGTTTGCTCCGTGGGGTGCGTAACCTGTGGCGTGTGCGCAAACCCGAAGTTTGTCCCCTCGGGCGGCATCGTAATGGAGGGCAATCTGCCGAAGATCGTGAATTACCGGGTGGACGATCTTCCTATCGCCTGGAAGCGGTGTCCCACGAGTAGCTTCGTGTGGCGTGGGAAAATCCCTGAGGGCTATCAGGACGTGGATCGACCGGTAAAAGTAGGGGCCGTTGTACCGGGTGAATCCCTTGGCACTGCTGAACTATCCAAGGAGGCGAAAGAGACTCATGGCTGA
- a CDS encoding RNA-binding transcriptional accessory protein, translating to MGEEDLYTLIAEELGLRWVQVKNTVELLDQGNTVPFIARYRKELTGSLDEEKIRAIEDRIRYLRNLEERKQTVLRSIAEQGKLTPELEARIRAATKLQEVEDLYLPYRPKRRTRATIARERGLEPLAQLILGQEVEEGDPNELASPFVDPEKGVPDAEAALAGARDIVAEVVSDDADVRKIVREITRREGVLRSEARDPQNVDVYEMYAQFAEPVRKIPPHRILAVNRGEREGYLRVEVEAPEGKILSEIEKRYLKNSRCVFTGHLRAAIADGYRRLIAPAIEREIRAELTERAEEHAIRVFARNLRALLLTPPVRGKVIMGIDPGYRTGCKVAVIDPTGKYLEGTTIYPHEPQRRWEEAKAILAELVEKHGVDIVAIGNGTACRETELLVAEMIQELDGERQVVYTIVNEAGASVYSASPIAKKEFPDLDASMRGNISIARRLLDPLSELVKIEPKHLGVGLYQHDVDQQRLAEALDRVVESAVNLVGVDLNTASASLLKYVSGINARVAENIVRYREENGPFRSRQELLQVKGLGEHAFVQCAGFLRIPDAENFFDSTAVHPESYGAAAKLLEHLGLTVEEVRANGRCVRERVAAAGQSLEELAQLCGCGVETLTDIIDSLEKPNRDPRDEMPGPVFRSDVLRMEDLKPGMVLKGTVRNVVDFGAFVDIGVKQDGLVHLSQMSKKYVKDPHEIVCVGDVVDVRVLSVDVERGRISLSMILEDGSASPAGP from the coding sequence TTGGGCGAGGAAGATCTCTATACCCTGATCGCCGAGGAACTGGGCCTTCGCTGGGTCCAAGTCAAGAACACGGTGGAGCTTTTGGACCAAGGCAACACGGTCCCCTTCATCGCTCGCTACCGCAAGGAACTTACGGGGAGCCTGGACGAGGAGAAGATCCGGGCCATCGAAGATCGGATCCGTTACCTTCGGAATCTCGAGGAACGTAAACAGACGGTTCTTCGGAGCATCGCCGAGCAGGGAAAGCTTACCCCGGAGCTTGAGGCTCGGATCCGGGCGGCGACCAAGCTCCAGGAAGTAGAGGACCTGTATCTTCCCTATCGCCCCAAGCGCCGCACGCGAGCCACGATCGCCAGGGAGAGGGGACTGGAGCCTCTGGCCCAGCTCATCCTCGGGCAGGAGGTAGAGGAGGGGGATCCCAACGAGCTGGCCTCGCCTTTCGTAGACCCGGAAAAGGGGGTACCAGACGCGGAGGCGGCACTGGCAGGTGCCCGGGATATCGTCGCCGAAGTGGTCTCGGACGATGCCGACGTCCGCAAGATCGTGAGGGAAATAACCCGCAGAGAGGGCGTCCTTCGCTCCGAGGCAAGGGATCCGCAGAACGTCGACGTTTACGAGATGTACGCTCAGTTTGCTGAGCCAGTACGAAAGATCCCTCCCCACCGTATCCTTGCTGTGAACCGAGGGGAGAGGGAGGGTTATCTGCGGGTGGAGGTCGAAGCCCCCGAGGGCAAGATCCTCTCTGAGATTGAGAAGCGCTACCTGAAGAACTCGCGCTGCGTGTTTACAGGGCACCTTCGCGCGGCCATCGCCGATGGCTATCGACGTCTGATCGCCCCGGCGATCGAGCGGGAAATCCGGGCTGAGCTGACCGAACGCGCTGAGGAGCACGCAATACGAGTCTTTGCGCGCAACCTCCGGGCGCTGCTCCTGACCCCGCCGGTGCGGGGAAAGGTAATCATGGGCATTGACCCGGGCTATCGCACCGGCTGCAAAGTGGCGGTGATTGACCCGACGGGAAAGTACCTGGAAGGCACGACCATCTACCCGCACGAGCCTCAGCGCCGCTGGGAGGAGGCGAAAGCGATCCTGGCCGAACTGGTCGAGAAGCACGGAGTGGACATCGTCGCCATAGGGAACGGAACCGCGTGCCGGGAGACCGAGCTCCTGGTCGCAGAGATGATTCAGGAGCTCGACGGCGAGCGGCAGGTAGTGTACACGATTGTCAATGAGGCGGGGGCCTCGGTCTACTCCGCTTCGCCTATTGCTAAGAAGGAGTTTCCGGATCTGGACGCCTCGATGCGGGGCAACATCTCCATTGCTCGCCGGCTCCTCGACCCCTTGTCGGAGCTCGTCAAGATCGAGCCCAAGCATCTGGGGGTTGGGCTGTACCAGCACGACGTGGATCAGCAACGGCTGGCCGAAGCCCTGGACCGCGTTGTGGAATCTGCCGTGAATCTGGTCGGGGTAGATCTCAACACCGCCTCGGCCTCTCTGCTGAAGTACGTTTCTGGAATCAACGCGCGCGTGGCGGAGAACATCGTTCGATACCGGGAGGAGAACGGCCCCTTCCGCTCCCGTCAGGAGCTCCTTCAGGTGAAGGGACTCGGGGAACACGCCTTTGTCCAGTGCGCAGGTTTCCTGCGGATTCCGGATGCGGAGAATTTCTTTGACTCCACCGCCGTTCACCCAGAGTCGTACGGCGCCGCAGCCAAGCTTCTCGAGCACCTGGGGCTGACCGTGGAGGAGGTGCGGGCCAACGGCCGATGCGTGCGCGAACGGGTGGCGGCAGCAGGGCAGTCGCTGGAGGAGCTTGCTCAGCTCTGCGGCTGCGGTGTGGAGACCCTGACGGACATCATCGATAGTTTGGAGAAGCCCAACCGGGACCCGCGGGATGAGATGCCAGGGCCGGTTTTCCGTTCCGATGTCCTGCGCATGGAAGACCTCAAACCCGGAATGGTCCTCAAAGGGACCGTGCGCAATGTGGTCGACTTCGGTGCCTTTGTCGATATCGGTGTCAAGCAAGACGGACTGGTGCACCTGAGCCAGATGTCCAAGAAGTACGTCAAGGATCCCCACGAAATCGTCTGCGTGGGGGACGTGGTGGACGTGCGGGTCCTCAGCGTGGATGTGGAGCGCGGCCGCATCTCCCTAAGCATGATCCTGGAAGACGGATCCGCCTCCCCCGCGGGTCCCTGA
- a CDS encoding NifU family protein: MAELNRAEVERALERIRAAIQMDGGDVELVGVEGNVVRVRLTGACGACPFSQFTLQMGIEQTLKEQFPELERVEAV, from the coding sequence ATGGCTGAACTGAACCGAGCTGAGGTGGAAAGGGCTCTGGAGCGAATCCGAGCGGCCATCCAAATGGATGGAGGCGATGTTGAGTTGGTGGGGGTCGAAGGAAATGTGGTCCGCGTGCGCCTCACTGGCGCGTGCGGTGCTTGCCCCTTCTCTCAATTCACCCTGCAAATGGGGATCGAACAGACCCTGAAAGAGCAGTTTCCCGAGCTCGAAAGAGTCGAAGCCGTGTAG
- a CDS encoding radical SAM protein — translation MTVPLAQNLVPKVLMEAIDAGISSDLIRSLALRKAERSAYEHFVVQNRDNGPHQAQLDKYQTVVNMFHALDRAIHKGYVSRNVRRCLIRILVGKIMMGKDERRAPFRQKYGFEPPGFVTISPAMQCNLQCEGCYATSHPGKKANLDYDIVNRVVNEIRESWGAHFCVISGGEPFLWRSKGKGIMDLFRENPDTFFLMYTNATLIDEKRAAELAEVGNVTPAISVEGFEKETDERRGKGVFEKILRAMKNLREAGVPFGISATATRYNAELLVSDEFIDFYFEQQGAIYGWIFHYMPIGRHYTTELLVTPEQRRYMWEREQYLIHERKIFLADFWNSGPVAGGCISAGRGGGYFYINWNGDVTPCVFFPYSTHNIIDVYNAGGDLTTILLSPMFQAIRAWQRAYGYGKPPCEVKNQIAPCAIRDHYQMAYRVIRKFGAKPIDEDAAAALEDPEYRRKMIEYGRAVEAVTGPIWEERYVGPERQASLAA, via the coding sequence ATGACCGTTCCGCTGGCTCAGAACCTCGTACCCAAGGTCCTCATGGAGGCCATCGACGCGGGGATTTCCTCCGACCTTATCCGCTCCCTGGCATTGCGTAAGGCGGAACGAAGTGCCTACGAGCATTTCGTCGTGCAAAATCGCGATAACGGTCCGCACCAGGCTCAGCTGGACAAGTATCAGACCGTCGTAAACATGTTCCATGCGCTGGACCGCGCGATTCACAAGGGCTATGTGTCGCGCAATGTGCGCCGGTGCCTGATCCGCATCCTTGTCGGCAAGATCATGATGGGCAAGGACGAGCGACGCGCTCCCTTCCGCCAGAAGTACGGATTCGAGCCTCCGGGCTTTGTGACCATCAGTCCAGCGATGCAGTGCAACCTCCAGTGCGAAGGTTGCTACGCCACCAGTCACCCGGGCAAGAAGGCGAACTTGGATTACGACATCGTGAACCGTGTCGTCAACGAGATCCGGGAGAGCTGGGGCGCGCACTTCTGCGTCATCTCCGGAGGGGAACCATTCCTGTGGCGCAGCAAGGGCAAAGGTATCATGGATCTCTTCCGCGAGAACCCGGACACCTTTTTCCTCATGTACACGAACGCGACCCTCATCGATGAGAAAAGGGCCGCCGAGCTGGCCGAGGTGGGCAATGTAACGCCCGCCATCTCGGTGGAAGGTTTCGAGAAGGAGACCGATGAGCGGAGGGGGAAAGGGGTATTTGAGAAGATCCTACGGGCGATGAAGAACTTGCGCGAGGCGGGAGTACCGTTTGGGATCTCCGCCACCGCCACGCGCTACAACGCCGAGCTGCTTGTGAGCGACGAATTTATCGATTTCTACTTTGAGCAGCAGGGGGCGATCTACGGGTGGATCTTCCACTACATGCCCATCGGGCGGCATTACACGACCGAGCTCCTGGTCACCCCCGAGCAGCGGCGCTACATGTGGGAGCGCGAGCAATACCTGATCCACGAGCGCAAGATCTTCCTGGCGGACTTCTGGAACAGCGGACCCGTGGCGGGCGGCTGCATTTCAGCTGGAAGAGGCGGCGGCTACTTCTACATCAACTGGAATGGCGACGTGACGCCCTGCGTGTTCTTCCCCTACTCCACGCACAACATCATCGATGTCTACAACGCCGGGGGCGATCTGACTACCATCCTCCTTTCCCCGATGTTCCAAGCGATCCGCGCCTGGCAGAGGGCCTATGGCTATGGCAAGCCCCCCTGCGAAGTGAAGAATCAGATCGCTCCCTGCGCTATCCGTGACCACTACCAGATGGCGTACCGCGTGATCCGCAAATTCGGCGCCAAGCCCATTGACGAGGACGCGGCCGCGGCCCTGGAGGACCCGGAGTATCGGCGCAAGATGATCGAATATGGCAGGGCCGTGGAGGCGGTAACGGGTCCCATCTGGGAGGAACGGTACGTGGGCCCGGAGCGACAGGCATCCCTGGCCGCCTGA
- the nagA gene encoding N-acetylglucosamine-6-phosphate deacetylase, whose translation MRTHGEGVLLAAIVMLVVMGQVAANAQPRVREVCARFYLDGAPVRVRIDPQGVIAAVERPAACEGEAEQLYVAPGLIDNQVNGYAGVSFAEDTLKVEDVRRATRALWKTGVTTYVPTLITAPRHTLVHSLRVLAQAMRDPEIALSVRGFHLEGPYISPEDGYRGAHVRDWVRPPDWNEFEELQRAADGKILEVSLAPEVNGALDFIRRCRQAGVLVALAHHNAPAEVIHRAADNGARLSTHLGNGCANLIHRHDNPLWPQLADDRLAISIIADGFHLRPDQVRVFYRVKGPERVILVSDMIALAGLPPGEYEHGGRRLVVDPAGVVRYPEQNVLAGASQPLAVGVANVMRFTGCSLAEAIHMASRNPARLLGFTDLGEIAPGNRADLILFRLRDTGLEIVKTIVAGQVVHDPSAH comes from the coding sequence ATGAGGACCCACGGGGAAGGGGTGCTGCTGGCGGCAATCGTCATGCTTGTTGTGATGGGCCAAGTGGCCGCCAATGCGCAGCCGCGCGTGCGCGAGGTCTGCGCCCGCTTCTACCTCGACGGTGCGCCCGTTCGCGTGCGCATCGATCCGCAAGGGGTTATCGCGGCGGTCGAGAGGCCTGCGGCTTGCGAAGGCGAGGCGGAGCAACTGTACGTAGCTCCAGGACTGATCGACAACCAGGTCAACGGGTACGCGGGGGTTTCTTTCGCCGAGGACACACTCAAGGTGGAGGATGTCCGTCGCGCCACCCGGGCTCTCTGGAAAACGGGCGTGACGACCTACGTGCCCACTCTGATCACTGCTCCACGACACACCCTCGTGCACAGCCTACGGGTCTTGGCCCAGGCGATGCGAGATCCGGAGATTGCCCTCTCCGTGCGGGGCTTCCATCTGGAAGGCCCGTACATCTCGCCTGAGGACGGCTACCGTGGCGCGCACGTGAGGGATTGGGTTCGTCCGCCGGACTGGAACGAGTTTGAGGAGCTGCAACGCGCGGCCGACGGGAAGATCCTTGAAGTCTCCCTGGCTCCCGAGGTGAACGGCGCTCTGGACTTCATCCGGCGCTGTCGCCAGGCAGGGGTTCTGGTAGCCCTGGCTCACCACAACGCCCCGGCGGAGGTGATTCACCGGGCGGCGGACAATGGGGCACGCCTGTCCACTCATCTGGGCAACGGCTGTGCGAACCTCATCCATCGGCACGACAATCCCCTCTGGCCTCAGCTGGCTGACGATCGCCTGGCTATTAGCATCATCGCCGACGGTTTTCACCTGCGCCCAGATCAGGTTCGGGTCTTCTACCGTGTAAAGGGGCCCGAGCGGGTCATCTTGGTTTCGGATATGATCGCCCTGGCAGGATTGCCGCCTGGGGAGTACGAGCACGGCGGAAGGAGACTAGTCGTCGATCCGGCTGGCGTGGTCCGCTACCCGGAGCAGAACGTGCTGGCTGGCGCTTCCCAGCCTCTCGCTGTGGGCGTGGCCAACGTGATGCGCTTTACGGGCTGCTCCCTGGCCGAGGCGATTCACATGGCCTCCCGCAATCCCGCTCGGCTGCTCGGCTTTACAGATCTCGGCGAAATCGCCCCGGGAAATCGCGCCGACCTCATTCTGTTCCGGCTGCGCGACACAGGGCTGGAAATTGTCAAGACCATCGTTGCGGGGCAGGTGGTACACGATCCGTCGGCCCATTGA
- a CDS encoding family 10 glycosylhydrolase, producing MQNERRQQGDTTRTRMMSKREFLKLSSRGALAFLSAPALLTRCSRKRKVKNWAWLSEDRLSSPKDWQAIFAKMKRHGVGAALVLAKPETIRQIVPIARDTGIELHNWIISLMCGDEQVRKNHPDWFVVNRNGVSSVEKPPYVPYYTFLCPSRPEVREYLRQRVSELAEIAGLAGIHLDYIRYPDVILPIGIQPKYNLVQDREYPEFDYCYCPVCRQAFKDQSGTDPLELEDPSQSEAWVRYRYDSVSRLVNELVPVAHARGKMLTAAVFPSPKIARTLVRQDWPAWKLDAFHPMMYHEFYNQDVDWIGEVTREGVQALAGRARLYSGLFVEWLPPAKLKKAFSLAMANGAEGICLFTALHMTDEQWQALKEATEAYA from the coding sequence ATGCAGAACGAACGCCGCCAGCAGGGTGACACGACACGTACCAGAATGATGAGCAAGCGAGAGTTCTTGAAATTGAGCAGCCGGGGTGCCCTTGCCTTCCTGTCCGCACCAGCTCTCTTGACCCGTTGCAGCCGGAAGCGAAAGGTGAAAAACTGGGCCTGGCTTAGCGAAGACAGGCTCTCATCCCCCAAAGACTGGCAGGCCATCTTTGCCAAGATGAAGCGGCACGGTGTGGGCGCGGCCCTGGTCCTCGCCAAGCCCGAGACGATTCGCCAGATTGTGCCCATCGCCCGGGATACGGGAATCGAGCTGCACAACTGGATCATTTCTCTCATGTGTGGCGACGAACAAGTGCGCAAGAACCACCCGGACTGGTTCGTGGTGAATCGCAACGGCGTGTCCAGCGTGGAGAAGCCGCCCTATGTGCCGTATTACACCTTCCTTTGCCCTTCGCGCCCAGAGGTCCGGGAATACCTGCGGCAGCGGGTGTCGGAGCTGGCCGAGATCGCAGGCCTTGCGGGGATTCACCTGGACTACATCCGCTACCCTGACGTCATCCTGCCCATCGGCATTCAGCCGAAGTACAACCTGGTCCAGGATCGCGAGTACCCCGAGTTTGACTACTGCTACTGCCCCGTCTGTCGGCAGGCCTTCAAGGACCAGAGTGGTACGGACCCCCTGGAGCTTGAGGATCCTTCGCAAAGCGAGGCCTGGGTTCGATACCGATACGACAGTGTGAGCCGGCTTGTCAACGAACTTGTCCCGGTGGCCCACGCGCGGGGGAAAATGCTCACCGCAGCGGTATTTCCTTCGCCCAAGATCGCCCGCACACTGGTCCGCCAGGACTGGCCGGCGTGGAAGCTGGATGCCTTTCACCCCATGATGTATCACGAGTTCTACAACCAGGACGTCGACTGGATCGGGGAGGTAACGCGCGAAGGCGTGCAGGCGCTTGCCGGTAGGGCCAGACTCTACAGCGGCCTCTTTGTCGAATGGCTTCCCCCTGCGAAACTCAAGAAAGCCTTCAGCCTGGCTATGGCGAACGGCGCCGAGGGGATCTGCTTGTTCACCGCTCTCCACATGACGGACGAGCAGTGGCAAGCGCTGAAGGAAGCCACAGAGGCCTACGCTTAG
- a CDS encoding cold-shock protein translates to MQRGRVKWFNEQKGYGFIQQENGEDVFVHYTAIEDEGYRTLAEDQEVEFEVVRGQKGLQATKVRKLKSTSR, encoded by the coding sequence ATGCAACGAGGCAGAGTGAAGTGGTTCAACGAGCAGAAGGGCTACGGTTTCATCCAGCAGGAAAATGGCGAGGACGTCTTCGTCCACTACACTGCGATCGAGGATGAGGGTTATCGGACCCTCGCCGAGGATCAGGAAGTGGAGTTCGAGGTCGTCCGGGGCCAGAAGGGCCTGCAGGCAACCAAGGTGCGCAAGCTCAAATCCACTTCCCGATAG
- a CDS encoding TonB-dependent receptor, which produces MAIVRGAVCAVLACLPLSLFAAGSGLIEGTIRDARTGEVLPGANVLIKGTSIGAASDVHGRYVIMRVPPGSYVLRVTYIGYRPAEVPVQVLPDQRVVQDVALEYVGVTGPEVVVTAQAEGQMAAINQQLSSRAIVNVVSSARIQELPDANAAESVARLPGVAVLRSGGEGTKIVIRGLSPKHNEVLVDGVRMASTDFDDRSVDLSMITPYALEGIEVVKAVTPDLDADHIGGSVNFRLREAPPGFRYDIVSQGGYNGLKETYNDYLFVGSVSNRFYGDLLGVFVQASVERRNRSSNEMGARYYLQGPVVGKKNPVYIGGLNLADIVRERSRAGGTFVIDYRLPSTKFVLKNFVSTGKTKAENRGESYNLDDNTHSYTGTDTENKLTVMTNLYRVEQRLPFGLFDLTLSHAYSKNDAPKNVTFTFTENAAFVNVDKRAHPTKLYQYARNDYNKTYLAEIDEFRQNGKDRELAAASNFESDFRLSKLLSGKLRLGGKYQYKEREHDYWRAGGPLNLGSGQATRNAILNAFPWMKETVPTGAGNLPYTLFIDEGYDPGNFLHGDYRLGPTPDFKLMRGVMDVVRTINELETYHPSDYLCKTYDYSGNERLAAGYTMAILNVGTFVQVIPGVRYEYNKTRYTAPQGNSSYTGSDIFYRHKDTTTVRTNEFWLPMFHLRVRPLSWLDLRAAYTHTLSRPDFRWYVPRYNITTTSVEWNNYRLKPSLSKNIDLYLSVHGAYPGLFSVGVFQKRIKDFIFPTGNRVILNPREYNLPSAVKNKIISTYINSPYEAKVKGIEVDWQTNFWYLPGPLKGLVFNINYTRIKSEARYPRTIIKGEYIFFPVFEYRQTNIDTFYTDRLLDQPDNVLNLSLGYDFRGFSARLSMLYQSNIFHGTNFWPELRLITDDYLRWDLSIKQDLPVKGLQLFCNVNNLASALDRDLNSGSKFPAAEQHYGMTVDVGLRFQK; this is translated from the coding sequence ATGGCGATCGTGAGGGGGGCTGTTTGTGCGGTCCTGGCATGCCTTCCTCTCTCCCTTTTCGCGGCGGGGTCCGGATTGATTGAGGGGACCATTAGGGACGCGCGGACGGGGGAAGTCCTGCCGGGCGCCAATGTCCTCATTAAAGGCACTTCGATCGGAGCCGCCTCGGACGTCCACGGGCGGTATGTGATCATGAGGGTCCCTCCAGGGTCGTACGTCTTGCGGGTTACGTACATCGGTTACCGGCCCGCTGAGGTCCCGGTGCAGGTTCTTCCGGACCAGCGCGTAGTTCAGGATGTAGCTTTGGAATACGTCGGCGTCACCGGCCCGGAGGTTGTGGTCACCGCCCAAGCCGAGGGACAGATGGCTGCAATCAACCAGCAGCTGTCATCTCGGGCGATCGTCAACGTGGTATCCTCGGCACGGATTCAAGAGCTGCCCGACGCGAACGCCGCGGAATCTGTGGCCCGGCTTCCGGGAGTAGCCGTGCTGCGGAGCGGAGGCGAGGGTACGAAGATCGTGATCCGTGGCCTCTCTCCGAAGCACAACGAGGTCCTTGTGGACGGGGTTCGTATGGCCTCCACGGACTTCGACGATCGCAGTGTGGATCTGAGCATGATCACGCCCTACGCCCTGGAGGGCATCGAAGTGGTCAAGGCTGTAACTCCGGACCTTGATGCCGACCACATCGGCGGGTCCGTGAACTTCCGGCTGCGTGAAGCGCCACCCGGCTTCCGCTACGACATCGTTAGCCAAGGCGGGTACAACGGGCTGAAGGAGACGTACAACGACTACCTCTTCGTCGGCAGCGTGAGCAATCGGTTCTATGGCGATCTTCTGGGGGTCTTCGTTCAGGCCAGTGTGGAGCGGCGAAACCGAAGCTCCAACGAAATGGGCGCTCGCTACTATCTGCAGGGCCCGGTGGTGGGCAAGAAAAACCCCGTGTACATCGGGGGCCTAAACCTCGCGGACATTGTGAGGGAACGTAGCCGCGCGGGTGGTACGTTTGTCATAGACTATCGTTTGCCCTCGACCAAATTCGTGCTGAAGAACTTCGTCAGCACTGGAAAGACCAAAGCCGAGAACCGCGGCGAATCCTACAACCTCGACGACAACACCCATAGCTACACCGGCACCGATACAGAAAACAAGCTGACCGTCATGACCAATCTGTACCGCGTGGAGCAGAGGCTACCCTTCGGCCTTTTCGACCTCACTCTCTCGCATGCCTACTCGAAGAACGATGCGCCTAAGAATGTCACGTTCACGTTCACCGAGAATGCCGCCTTCGTCAATGTAGACAAGAGGGCGCACCCAACCAAGCTGTACCAGTACGCGCGCAATGATTACAATAAGACGTACCTGGCAGAAATCGACGAATTCCGGCAGAATGGCAAGGACCGAGAGCTGGCCGCTGCGAGCAATTTCGAGAGCGATTTCCGCTTATCCAAGCTCCTCAGTGGGAAGTTACGTTTAGGCGGCAAGTACCAATACAAAGAGCGAGAACACGACTACTGGCGGGCAGGAGGGCCTCTCAACCTCGGCAGCGGCCAGGCGACGCGAAATGCGATCCTGAACGCCTTCCCGTGGATGAAAGAGACTGTGCCGACCGGGGCGGGGAACTTGCCCTACACCCTGTTTATTGACGAGGGCTACGATCCGGGCAACTTCCTCCATGGCGATTATCGACTGGGGCCCACGCCCGATTTCAAGCTGATGCGCGGCGTAATGGATGTGGTGCGCACGATCAACGAGCTCGAGACTTACCATCCCAGCGACTATCTCTGCAAGACGTACGACTACTCCGGTAATGAGCGTTTGGCCGCTGGGTACACGATGGCGATCCTGAACGTAGGGACATTCGTCCAGGTCATCCCCGGCGTTCGTTACGAGTACAACAAGACTCGATACACAGCCCCCCAGGGGAACTCTTCGTACACCGGATCGGACATCTTCTACCGCCACAAGGACACGACCACGGTGAGGACCAACGAGTTCTGGCTACCGATGTTCCACTTGCGGGTCCGCCCGCTAAGTTGGCTCGACCTCCGGGCTGCGTACACGCACACCCTCTCTCGTCCCGACTTCCGCTGGTACGTACCCAGGTACAACATCACTACCACCTCGGTGGAATGGAACAATTACCGATTGAAGCCTTCTCTCTCCAAGAACATTGACCTCTACCTGTCGGTCCACGGAGCGTATCCGGGGCTGTTCAGCGTCGGCGTGTTCCAAAAGAGGATCAAGGACTTCATCTTCCCGACGGGCAATCGAGTCATTCTGAATCCAAGGGAGTACAACCTGCCGAGCGCCGTGAAGAACAAGATCATTTCCACCTACATCAACAGCCCCTACGAAGCGAAGGTGAAGGGGATCGAGGTCGACTGGCAGACCAACTTCTGGTATCTCCCAGGTCCGCTGAAGGGGCTGGTGTTCAACATCAACTACACGCGGATCAAGTCCGAGGCCCGATATCCGCGAACCATCATCAAGGGAGAATACATCTTCTTCCCGGTGTTCGAATACCGCCAGACCAACATCGATACGTTTTACACCGATAGACTCTTGGATCAGCCGGACAACGTATTGAACCTGTCCCTTGGGTACGACTTCCGCGGGTTTTCGGCGCGGCTGTCCATGCTCTACCAGTCCAACATCTTCCACGGCACGAATTTCTGGCCCGAGCTGCGATTAATCACGGACGATTACCTGCGCTGGGACCTATCCATCAAGCAGGACCTGCCCGTCAAGGGTCTGCAGCTCTTCTGCAACGTAAACAATCTGGCCAGCGCCCTGGACCGGGATCTTAACTCGGGATCCAAGTTCCCGGCAGCCGAGCAGCACTACGGAATGACCGTGGACGTGGGCTTGCGATTTCAGAAGTGA